A window of the Bactrocera neohumeralis isolate Rockhampton unplaced genomic scaffold, APGP_CSIRO_Bneo_wtdbg2-racon-allhic-juicebox.fasta_v2 cluster09, whole genome shotgun sequence genome harbors these coding sequences:
- the LOC126764704 gene encoding protein ZBED8-like yields MSSSTESDESIAKSRKYRKQKFTNKWLGDERFKGWLQALAGTQCRFDSEIIKNVDLGRKKCTSIIKNVVAKEEKDNLVNKLKANPFSVMVDESTDIGLNKHMCILARFYDEEKGRVVVKLLDLLPIGADCTADALYKSFKELILSLGIPFINICMCSDGPNVMVGKCNSFASKLINGIPNVVVVKCICHSAAIIASKACLAQPRAPEDLLRQIGSYVSGSSKRCAQLEAVQEMLGGRKKKILRMYATRWLSHHGCVESVLENWEVLLEFFKQAAAQDKLKSTEIISFELNSECNRAYLLFLKYVLNYFNTLNALFQSKVPLIHVLQRDSEKIFLNLGQNFIKKSELNTTCAVRSPHISLPIEEVFFWA; encoded by the exons ATGAGTTCTTCAACAGAATCGGACGAGAGTATTGCAAAGAGCCGCAAATATCGTAAACAAAAGTTTACAAATAAGTGGCTAGGAGACGAAAGATTCAAGGGTTGGTTACAAGCTTTGGCCG GAACACAATGTCGCTTTGattctgaaattataaaaaatgttgatctTGGGAGGAAAAAGTGCACCagcataataaaaaatgtagtagCAAAAGAAGAAAAGGACAACTTGGTAAATAAGTTAAAAGCAAACCCGTTTTCCGTAATGGTCGACGAGAGCACAGATATCGGCCTAAATAAGCATATGTGCATCCTGGCCAGGTTTTACGACGAAGAAAAGGGACGAGTTGTGGTAAAGTTGTTGGATCTACTACCAATAGGAGCTGATTGCACTGCAGATGCTTTGTACAAGAGTTTTAAGGAATTAATTTTATCCCTAGGAATTCCATTTATTAACATAT GCATGTGCAGCGACGGGCCAAATGTTATGGTCGGGAAATGCAATTCATTCGCTTCCAAGTTGATTAATGGCATTCCAAACGTGGTCGTtgtaaaatgtatttgccaTTCGGCCGCAATTATTGCAAGTAAAGCTTGCTTAGCACAGCCAAGAGCACCCGAAGATCTTTTGCGGCAAATCGGTTCGTATGTCTCTGGAAGTTCCAAGAGATGTGCGCAATTGGAAGCTGTGCAGGAAATGTTAGGTGGGAGGAAGAAAAAAATCCTAAGGATGTATGCAACTAGATGGCTGTCACATCATGGGTGCGTCGAAAGTGTTTTAGAAAACTGGGAAGtgcttttagaattttttaagcaAGCTGCCGCGCAAGATAAGTTGAAATCTACAGAAATTATTTCGTTTGAACTCAATAGCGAGTGTAATAGagcttatttactttttcttaaGTATGTCCTCAACTATTTTAATACTCTAAATGCACTTTTTCAGTCCAAAGTGCCACTAATACATGTTCTTCAACGGgattcagaaaaaatatttttgaatctaggtcaaaatttcattaaaaaatcggAACTTAATACTACTTGTGCTGTTAGATCACCGCATATTTCTCTACCAAtcgaagaagtttttttttgggcaTGA
- the LOC126764703 gene encoding uncharacterized protein LOC126764703, with the protein MEAFTRLVDYVVEYESEFSAASKDISKNALVMQQDELREMWCKAKAAHDDLNSKGDMSAKDYALIKKKFKLGGQCYIRCMGAMKDMSEILSTPKDTEKSAEVDNNHSLPPCDTDVFKGDYLSWPTFRDMFTAVYIKSKRLSPVEKLYHLNKKTQGEAKVIVSKCPLTNDGFAMAWKGLTDMYENERILVETQVDILLDLPSIDKECSVSIKWLQREINSCISCLTANKVDIGNWDPIIIRICSKRLPQATLALWEQSVKNKTKTSKWEELDNFLTDRYRDLEAIERAKKSSNSVKPVSAPTQNKYNNNSHQNRLGAFQVSVEKSTCLMCKSADHKLRSCPMFLNMAPADRIKFAKRNNRCINCLGFGHLVSQCTSAFNCSTCHARHHTLLHLRTVQPSSQRGSSTPSDEIPSTSRQAQQRRNFNKSKGKPTTQVQSCFANSDKGVLLGTAQINVNYSGVTYAARALIDSGSECSFITERLKRRINLPVRKINAQVSGINNTVSAQVKESCCVELRSPIDPLISITTNMMVLPKLTGNLPTCHISALTRQAFPDLTLADKRFFVNEPVDVILGGDVYPQIMLDGIRKNVLGSLLAQETVFGWIVTGRANTIKPTNTCVSYYNEISLEKQLASFWELEEISKEKKLSEEDRYCEELYKETTKRNEDGKYVVSLPFRKDYPVNISLGSSLKIAYSQFYRNEARLSRDENLQKEYNRVLNEYVELGHMAKIHTNQTADSSNNYYLPHHAVKKEESTSTKVRVVFNASQATSNGTSLNDILLPGPVLQADLTILILRWRLFKYVFNSDIEKMYRQILLKADQTKYQRIVFRNHPTEQTNLFELKTVTFGINCAPYLAIRTLLQLADDVESSLPVASNILRKCMYVDDVLAGGHSIEAAIKARNEIKTALESAGFPLRKWTANCGRILQGLPKDHLLNKEFLDFEDTSDVKALGIRWNAHTDFLYFKTKPILSPESYTKRAILSDIAKLFDPLGWLAPIIVTAKMIMQHIWLEGTQWDEFVSPTTLDRWHTFMDNHRYINNIKIPRWVHFSPTDDVSIHGFCDASEKAYAATVYLRVRTSNEVFVSLLLAKTRVAPVKTISLPRLELCGAVLLAETVESVVNNLELTHLKLKLWTDSTIVLAWIRKPPCSWSTFVSHRVTKIIEKVGNANWNHVDSGSNPADLASRGLMAQDLVENTLWWQGPSWLQEDQSKWPLRQNDYETTIEEKQSCLISSEEIKATTKRLIINTQKQKYGQEYGCLKSGKPIDAKSEILSLNPFLDKDEVLRTGGRLAPHMGGLWEAGVKSFKSHFRKIASGQKYTLEEFNTLLCRIESCLNSRPLSPASNEPTDLEPLTPGHFLVGGHLMAPPEPDINESSASIVNRWQKLKALHQSFCKRWKTEYLNEMQKRIKWKHSKTNLKTGDLVVIKEDNLSPNEWRLGRIVNIHPGADTRVRVVDIITEKGQVTRPLAKLVLLPPYEEENEDAHPTQHNRSPATSEA; encoded by the exons ATGGAAGCTTTCACGCGCCTAGTGGACTACGTTGTCGAATACGAGTCTGAATTCAGTGCTGCATCAAAGGACATCTCGAAGAACGCTCTTGTGATGCAACAAGACGAGCTGAGAGAGATGTGGTGCAAAGCGAAAGCTGCCCATGACGACCTCAACAGCAAAGGGGACATGTCTGCAAAGGACTATgcccttattaaaaaaaaattcaagctaGGTGGTCAATGCTACATACGTTGCATGGGGGCAATGAAGGATATGTCTGAGATCCTCTCAACCCCCAAAGACACAGAAAAGTCTGCTGAGGTAGACAATAACCACTCCCTTCCGCCTTGCGATACCGATGTTTTCAAAGGAGACTACCTTTCATGGCCAACATTCCGGGATATGTTCACGGCCGTATACATCAAAAGCAAGCGCCTGTCACCTGTTGAGAAATTATACCATCTCAACAAAAAGACTCAAGGGGAAGCGAAGGTTATTGTGTCGAAATGCCCTCTTACAAATGATGGCTTTGCAATGGCATGGAAGGGTTTAACTGACATGTACGAGAATGAGCGAATTCTCGTCGAAACCCAAGTCGACATACTGCTCGACTTACCGTCAATCGACAAGGAGTGCTCGGTTTCGATAAAATGGCTACAGCGGGAGATCAACAGCTGCATCTCCTGCCTGACAGCCAATAAAGTGGACATTGGGAACTGGGACCCAATCATAATCCGCATATGTTCCAAGAGACTGCCACAAGCAACATTAGCCCTGTGGGAACAGTCTGtaaagaacaaaacaaaaacgtcaAAGTGGGAGGAATTGGACAACTTCCTCACGGATAGATACCGTGATTTAGAGGCAATCGAACGTGCCAAGAAATCGTCCAATTCTGTAAAGCCTGTCAGTGCACCCACACagaacaaatacaacaacaatagccatCAGAACAGACTCGGCGCCTTCCAAGTAAGCGTTGAGAAATCAACATGTCTGATGTGCAAAAGCGCAGATCACAAATTAAGATCTTGCCCCATGTTTCTTAACATGGCACCGGCGGACAGGATCAAGTTCGCTAAGCGCAACAATCGCTGCATCAATTGCCTCGGCTTTGGGCATTTAGTGTCGCAATGCACCAGTGCATTCAACTGCAGCACGTGCCACGCGAGGCATCACACACTACTACATTTGAGGACAGTGCAGCCTAGCAGCCAAAGAGGCTCATCTACGCCATCGGACGAGATTCCGTCTACGTCCAGGCAAGCGCAGCAGAGACGCAACTTCAACAAGTCGAAAGGCAAGCCAACGACTCAAGTACAGTCGTGCTTCGCTAACAGCGACAAAGGTGTCTTGTTAGGAACGgcacaaataaatgtaaattacaGCGGCGTTACTTATGCCGCAAGAGCACTCATCGACTCCGGGTCAGAGTGCTCTTTCATCACAGAAAGGCTGAAGCGCAGAATCAACTTGCCAGTGCGGAAGATAAATGCCCAGGTGTCAGGCATCAACAACACCGTATCTGCGCAAGTGAAGGAATCATGTTGTGTCGAGTTGCGGTCACCAATAGACCCACTTATATCGATCACAACGAACATGATGGTTCTGCCGAAATTAACGGGAAACTTGCCGACTTGCCATATTAGCGCACTAACCCGGCAGGCTTTCCCAGATCTCACGTTGGCGGATAAGAGGTTCTTCGTCAATGAACCCGTGGACGTCATACTCGGTGGTGACGTCTATCCCCAGATTATGCTGGATGGCATACGCAAGAACGTGCTGGGATCACTTCTTGCGCAAGAGACAGTGTTCGGTTGGATAGTCACAGGGCGTGCTAATACAATTAAGCCAACCAACACTTGCGTCTCTTATTATAACGAAATATCGCTGGAAAAGCAGTTAGCTTCGTTCTGGGAATTGGAAGAGATCTCCAAGGAAAAGAAATTAAGCGAGGAGGACAGGTACTGTGAAGAGCTCTATAAAGAGACAACGAAGCGAAATGAAGACGGGAAATACGTTGTATCGCTACCATTCAGGAAAGACTATCCGGTCAACATTAGTCTAGGTAGTTCCTTAAAGATTGCGTACTCCCAGTTTTATCGCAATGAAGCTCGTTTGTCCAGAGACGAGAACCTGCAAAAAGAATACAACAGAGTGTTAAACGAATATGTTGAGCTGGGTCATATGGCAAAGATACATACCAATCAAACGGCCGACTCTAGTAACAACTATTACCTGCCTCACCACGCCGTAAAAAAGGAAGAGAGCACATCGACAAAGGTGCGTGTGGTGTTCAATGCATCGCAAGCCACTTCAAACGGCACTTCGCTGAATGACATCCTTCTCCCCGGTCCAGTTCTTCAGGCAGATTTGACCATATTAATTCTGCGATGgcgtttatttaaatatgttttcaatagCGATATTGAGAAAATGTATCGCCAAATCCTATTGAAAGCTGATCAAACGAAGTACCAGCGAATCGTTTTCCGCAACCATCCGACCGAACAAACAAATCTTTTTGAATTGAAGACGGTAACGTTCGGAATCAACTGCGCTCCTTATCTGGCAATAAGGACGTTACTCCAATTAGCTGACGACGTTGAAAGCTCACTACCAGTAGCCTCAAACATACTCAGGAAGTGCATGTATGTTGATGATGTCTTAGCAGGTGGACACTCTATAGAGGCTGCAATCAAAGCTAGAAATGAGATAAAAACAGCATTGGAGTCGGCAGGTTTCCCATTAAGAAAATGGACAGCCAACTGTGGAAGAATTTTACAAGGCCTTCCAAAAGATCACTTGCTAAACAAAGAGTTTTTAGACTTCGAAGACACAAGTGATGTCAAGGCTCTTGGGATAAGATGGAATGCACATACGGACttcctttattttaaaacaaaaccaatACTCAGCCCAGAATCATATACAAAGAGAGCTATTCTCTCAGATATCGCCAAACTGTTTGACCCATTAGGATGGCTAGCACCGATTATCGTCACAGCCAAAATGATAATGCAACATATTTGGTTGGAAGGAACACAATGGGACGAGTTTGTATCTCCTACCACATTGGATCGTTGGCACACATTCATGGATAACCACAGGTATATAAACAACATTAAAATTCCACGATGGGTCCACTTCTCGCCGACGGACGATGTGTCCATTCATGGTTTCTGCGATGCATCAGAGAAAGCATACGCAGCAACGGTCTACCTGCGCGTAAGGACAAGCAACGAAGTTTTCGTCAGCCTACTATTGGCAAAAACCAGAGTAGCGCCTGTCAAAACTATCTCTTTACCGCGTCTGGAACTGTGCGGCGCCGTATTACTGGCCGAAACAGTTGAATCTGTCGTCAACAACCTGGAGCTGACTCATCTTAAACTTAAACTATGGACGGATTCGACCATCGTTCTCGCATGGATTCGCAAGCCACCATGTTCATGGTCAACGTTTGTATCCCATCGAGTGACAAAGATTATAGAAAAGGTTGGCAACGCAAATTGGAATCATGTCGATTCAGGATCTAACCCTGCAGACTTAGCCAGTCGGGGACTTATGGCACAGGATTTGGTGGAAAACACCTTGTGGTGGCAGGGACCTTCTTGGCTGCAAGAAGATCAATCCAAATGGCCATTACGACAAAATGACTACGAGACGACAATAGAGGAAAAACAG TCTTGCTTAATTTCATCCGAAGAAATTAAAGCAACGACAAAACGTTTGATAATAAATACGCAGAAGCAGAAATATGGTCAAGAGTATGGTTGTCTGAAATCCGGTAAGCCCATCGATGCAAAAAGTGAAATCCTCTCTCTTAATCCATTCCTCGATAAAGATGAAGTGTTGAGAACTGGTGGCCGTCTCG ctcctcatatgggcggaCTTTGGGAAGCAGGTGTGAAAAGCTTTAAGAGTCATTTCCGCAAGATTGCGTCTGGGCAAAAATATACTCTTGAAGAGTTCAACACACTCTTATGCCGAATTGAGTCTTGCCTTAATTCGCGACCATTAAGCCCAGCCTCAAACGAACCTACTGATTTGGAGCCACTTACTCCAGGACATTTTTTGGTCGGCGGACATCTGATGGCCCCACCAGAACCGGATATAAATGAAAGCAGTGCCTCTATCGTAAATAGATGGCAAAAACTTAAGGCCTTACATCAATCCTTCTGCAAAAGGTGGAAAACCGAATACCTGAATGAAATGCAGAAGCGTATTAAGTGGAAACAttccaaaacaaatttaaagacaGGTGACCTTGTCGTCATCAAAGAAGACAATTTGTCACCGAACGAGTGGAGATTGGGTAGGATTGTCAATATACACCCAGGTGCTGATACCCGAGTGCGAGTAGTTGACATTATTACTGAAAAAGGCCAAGTTACAAGACCGCTTGCCAAATTGGTCTTACTACCACCCTACGAGGAGGAAAACGAGGATGCACACCCTACTCAACACAACCGTTCCCCAGCCACATCGGAAGCCTAG